The genomic window AAGTATAATACTGCAGGGTGTGATCTTTGCAgttcagagatcagttgtaattctggggaatctctgcccccccccccccaggaagttggAAAGTCTGTCATCTTGTGATCAGGCTGACATCTCTTTGGACCATCTATGGTGGACAGACTACAAGCAGCAGAGTCGAAGCTTCGTGGGAATGAATATGTTATCATTTGTTGCTGCCATCAATGTTTTGTTATTATGTAGTGGGATTTGCACGGTTTTATATCTTTAttataaaccgccacaagccagagTAGTGGTCTGgaagttggatggatggatggacaggtgGATATTTTACCACAATCTCAAATAAACCAATGATATAAGGTTTTATTTAACTTCTACCAAACCACACACAAAGTGGAGGACATTCTATAATCAGAAATTATATATATTCTCAGGTAATCAGAGTGTTTCATGTGAAAACAATGCCCCTAAAAGGAATAAACCAAAGATCACTTCCTTTGGATCTCAAAGCCATTTCCTTTGTGACCTAAGACTACTTCCTCTGTGTCCCCTACTATATGGGGAACTTCATTGAGGGTACAAACACAAAGCCGCAACAATGGGCCTTCTCTTTGTCTTGTCCTTCTCCACTGCCATTCTCTTCCTTGGAATGCATGGAGGTAAGTGAGAAATTATGCTAATAGGGCTTTCCTGGAAATTTATATGAAAACCTCAGagctgcagaatgctgcagccaggatgttgactagaGTGGGACATAGGGACTACATCATTCTAGTCTTTGCCTATCTATGCTGattctgtttccaggcacaattcaagatgTTGGTGCTGAACTTTAAAGGCTTGGGTGACTTGGGACCAGAATATCTAAATTATTGCTTACTCCCATGAGCCTAACTGATCATTTGTCATCTTTGGAGGCTCTGCTTCAGCTACCCCAATGTGGATGGCAAATCAGGAGTAGACCTTCTCAGTAATGTCATCAAAACTTAGGCACTCTCTCTCCAGGGAGATTAATCTGTTCCTtttttctgccagcaggtgaaggtGTTTTGTGTGGCaatccctcagtgatccctcttcctgctcagtattTTGTTTGCAAGGTTTTGCATGTGTATTTTAACTTTAGTTTTAATTGTTCAGAtgatgtgtttttgtttggttcTAATAGTTTTTAGATGTGGTTTTAtaaagtatgttttaatttgttagctgccctggTGCCCCTTAAAGGGGTAAGTAGGTGAGGCGAAGAAGACATGTTGCAAAAGAAATAAAGTATATaatgtcagctgggtgaccttgggccagttctctctgaATTTTCCaagccccccacccacacacctcACAAAGTGTAAAttatggggagaaggagggaaggaaattataaactgctttgagattccttagggtagagaaaagtggggtataaaaaccaactgttctcctTGCCCAATTACAGTTCCTGTACTGGAGCTGGCTGATTAATCTGCATCACAGTGCATATGAAGCCATTTGTCTACTTAGGTCACTGTGCAGATATCATTGGAGGAGGACATTCAGCTCGGCACTCAAGACCCTTTATGGCTGCCTTAATTGGAGGAGAGCGTTTCAAATGTGGAGGAACTTTGATCAAGAGAAACTGGGTGCTGACGGCAGGTCACTGCAATGTGTAAGTTTGGGGAGATGTTCCTTCTTTGTACAAAGttcagactagggttgccaaccccagtCTTGGAAAATTGCTGAGATGGGAGGGCGGAACCTAGGAAAGGGCCATAGTGgtaccatagagcccaccttcgaaaacattcattttctccaggggatctgatctctgtcggCTGGAGACCAGTGGTggttccaggagaattccaggccccattTGGAAGTTGGCGTTGTTGATTCACATTTCAAGACACTTAGGCAATCCAGACCTTGTCCTGGCACATTTATTCCTTGCAGTGAGGAATATGAACACCATGGCTCCATCTTTCCCcctcacttagggttgccaacctctgggtgaggATGGAAGATCCTgcggaattacagctggtctccagactgcATAGAtagcttatttacttatttatttaaaatatttattccacttcCACTTTAATTGCTGCTTCAGAAgaaggactgtatggcattagacGCTACTGAAGTCCTGTTCTACCTTGTAGCCCACCTTTCCAGGCTCTACCTTCAAATATCTAAACTTTTCTGGACCCGGAATTGGCAACTTATCACCTGTGCTTTTCAGCATTTCTGACATTGATGGGTGAGGTCAtccagagatttgggctgggctgccatcaatatgcagctgACTCTCAGCTCTATTTCATActtccagcagatcccagggGGGCTGTAAAAACCGGACTCTGGTCCTGAAGGCTGCTTTGGGGTGGATGTAGGGAAATAAATAGAAACTTAATACAGACAAGTaggcttgctaacctccaggggTGGGCttgacatctcctggaattacaactggtctccataCGCAGGCCAGAGAATCTTCATGGGCATGCACTATACAGATCTTTACTGGAAGCTGCCCAGTAACAGAGGCCAGGCAGGCAGCCATCAAGAGCACCAGAACTCGCTGGTGCATCCAAAATCTCACTCTGCACCCACCCAATTTTGAAGGTTCttgctgtcgtggttcggtccttggtggcttgggaaccagaccgaaccccgccatcagaggcgcccgcgatcacggaggtagggcatggtgatcacaggcaagccggcagctgggcgccccacccgatcgttgaggtggcaatggccgctaaagaacctcaatgtccccctccaccttttgacaagggcccggagatggccctttgttccaggaaaatgggccatcgggaaccccggaaaacctcgcatatgtgcatgagtcatgattgtatcagcatgttccctccggaagtactgggtggggcaatacagccaaaggaggtgggttttgtataaaagagagcttccacctggagttcggtggaagctcttactccataccagcggactccacgttgctgaaataaagcttgttcctgttgtatcgtccacccggcctggcgtgacgttttcttcaaggggcaccctgttttttcagttagcaagcgggttcccgacatcgtaagagcttccccccgaactccagggtcggcatcgcatccgagcgcttatcgggacggatccagagatggcgttttcaagcaacgaggcggtctcgacccccacgaaccccgggaacatgggtttaatgtccccgggagatttcctccgaaaatcggggggccaggaccagctgtccgggaccccgagaccctcggcagcggcggccaagggaaggcgccgggccatggggttcccaagcacggcggggagcgcgccgaggtctggggggttggccccaacctgggacacccagctgaggcaggcgcttcgcccggtaagacctgaggaatccctagaggacctgcggcgggccatggcggacttggccaggcgcttgcaggcagctgaagcccgtgagcaagctcgggccgggaccggagggactggtaatacaacggcggaggggatcgcgtcgagtgaggacgcctccagcgacgaggacgagcccggcactggtgagcgggccccggaccccgacccggagcagttttcagtcccgagtaggcgagacggccagcggagaggcgagacagcagaggatctcgggggagcaggtgagccgacggggcggcgagagccggaccaacgcaggagcgacgtgcaaggcagggagcggcacggcgtcgttgggcaagttggtagccggtggagcggagcaggacgagacggcggacgccgagaatcccggatccggagggggtcggactactctccaaaacgttcccccccagagcttaaggcgcgtttcgacgggacgccggacgacctcccgcagttcctcctccacgcgctgacgcatgcccggagatatggagaccggtatgaggactccgaggacttggtctggggggtggcctcgtgtctccagggcaaggcgggtcagtggtacctggggttggccgagcgcggcgacccggcaactcaggacctgcaggacttcgtggtcgcgctccgccgacgattccaggacccccaggctgaggacaaggcaaagagtcggatcaagggacttcgacagggtactaggggggttatggactatatagacattttccggagggaagcaggcaaggtgttctcctggaacgaggagacccaaatcgagtacttccgggagggccttaacccgaagctcagggaatgggccgtgatcaaggggacggaagaagatctgtctacactggaggggtggtgtttcgtggtcgccaagctggaagccagcctgggttgggccgccgcacccccccgggaggccaaaggcgggtcagccgaggcgccaagaccgggccccgacaactctcgccccaaacgacccccgaaccccgagcgggaaaggagacgccgggaaggactgtgcctgaaatgcggggggtcaggacatttcgcagcagcgtgccaacggcaagggggggaggaccgcgggctctcccaggggggaggtgcgacacgcccccagcaggcacgccgggcggaggacctccgcaacgaaccgggaagcgtccaggcgacgggaaacggccaggacctgctgtagacggcgccgggcagcaggtcccgcggtgcgagggaaaacccctacagcatgaggcgcgacctccgaacgtggtaattttagagctccggaacccggagaacggactaagttgggtgggggaggctcttttggactctggatgcgaccacagcatggtccacccccagatagcccgggctttggggctaccgaagcgcattcggaaggttcccctggttttcgtccagatggacggcagcccgattcaggggggacctttcggggaggaggtgggtcctatcgccatccacataggggaccaccaagagctgcggtggctgatccaggtccccgtagcgggatatcgggcggtgttgggcctggattggctgaaggaacacaaccccgtggtggactggcgggcggggaccctgaagttcgacttgacggtgggtgcacggcatcgggtcccccgcgagaattccagccacaagaggacggcggcgcgtcccaggggagcggcggcggcgcagcaggagaaaccagagcccgaggtcccgccagagtaccgagacctcgcagccgttttcagcgagcgggaagcggacgagctacccccacaccgccgcacggactgcgctatcaacatcccagagggggcggtactgcccaaagggcgcatctacaaaatgagtgagggtgagctcaaggacctccgggagtttttggaaaaaaatctggcccgaggtttcatccggcctgcttccagtcccatgggagctccagtcttgttcgtccggaaaaaggatgggtcccgacggctgtgccaggactaccggggcctcaacgccatcgcagcggggaacgcttaccccctcccgctgatcccggatttgctggcccggctgggcaaagggactctgttcactaagctggacctaagggaggcgtactaccgggtacgcatccgggagggggatgagtggaaaacggcgtttaactgtcaattgggacaattcgaatttaaagtgatgccgttcggtttaagcggggcacctggggttttcatgagtctaattaatgaggtgttgcaggaccttctgtttcagggggtggttgtttatttggatgacgtcctgatctacagccaagatccccaagagcacgtgaccctggtgagggaggtgttaaagcgcctgctggcaaaccacctatacgtgaagctggctaagtgcgaattccaccgtccctccctggactatttgggctaccgcatctcagcccagggcatagctatggaccccgagaaggtgcaggcggtgctggactgggaaaggccccgcacccggaaacagctacaaagcttcctggggtttgctaatttttttagaggcttcatccccagatactcctccgtagtggctcccctcacggacttgctaggtaccaaggggagaggtcctcgcgccacgcggcccagcgcagcgctcggctggaatgagaaatcggaggcagcgttcctggccctcaagcaagctttcgcgtctgagcccacgctactgcacgtcgacccaacccagccgatggtggtacaagtcgacgccagcgacgcagcagccggggcggttctcctgcagcgagaccaggcgggacagctgaggccggcggcctacctctcacgaaaattcgccgaaacggagcggaactggtctacctgggagaaggaggcgtttgcgattaagttcgccctcaccgaatggcggcattggctggaggaaacagaggagccgttcgaggtctggacagatcacaagaatctggaggcgctccggcaaccgcgatccctgaacgccaagcagatgaggtgggcggagttcttttcgcggtacaatttcaagcagggtcacatccccggcaaagagaatttcctcgcggacgccctctcccggctgccgcatcatggggaggggtacgctccctgcaccaggtctgtgttcggtgaggagcagctgggacggggggtcgtcactaggcgtcgggcccggggggaatgggagcccgacccggcgaccgccccgctccgagaccgcctagtggcagcctacgggacagacgaggagctggctgagctccgggactctttgattttggactccggtctctggcggaggggggaggctgtctacgtcccggaagggctacgacgggaagccctcagcctctgccacgatgctaagaccgccgggcacttcggtttcgtaaaatcctggaagttggcccggcggcggttttggtggcccagtctgcggcgggacacaaaagcttacgtcagtggttgtcctgtctgcctgacctgcaagccgggggttggcaagccgaaagggctgctgcacccgctcgaggtcccgacccggccgtggtcagtgatctccatggactttataacagacttgcctcccagcaaggggaaaacggtgatctgggtggtggtagatctattttccaaacaggcccacttcattccttgcgccagtgtccccagtgcttcacagttggctcggatgttcctggatcacgtgttccgactgcacgggctgccggacaaggtgatttccgatcggggctcacaattcgtgtcccggttttggcaagctttcctgcgcctgttagacatcgagcaagggctgagctccgcttaccacccccagacggacgggcagaccgagcgggttaatcaagtactggagcagtacttgcggtgtttcggttcctatcatcaagacacctgggtgcccctgctccccctggccgagttcgcgtacaacaacgcagaccacagcagcacggagatgtcgccttttgccgtcgtctacgggacagacctgagacacttcccggagcttggagaggtccccgcccggaaatcggccgaccttcgcgagtgggggaagcgtgccgggagctgctggaagtcgctgcaggagcagctccacaaagtcaaggcagcgcagaaagaggacgccgaccggaagagacgaccagctgaggagatccgaccgggggatcgagtttacctttccacccggaacctccggttgaatttgcccagcaagaagctaggccctcggtttttggggcctttcgaggtcttggccccgatcaacgaagtttcggtcaagctcaagctccccaagaacctccggcacatccatcccgtctttcacgtgagccttctaaaaaaaactccggacggtgacgtttggcaccccgtgttttccccgccagcgcccgaggtcctgccggggggggagcaccacgaggtggcggatatcctggactctagactccacagggggaagttgcagtacctcgtggaatggaaggacttcgctttgggggaccgggaatgggtctgggcagcggacgtccttgcgccccgactcactgaacgtttccacaagcggtatcctggccgtcccggggggttggagaatggacctttgggggggcagaatgtcgtggttcggtccttggtggcttgggaaccagaccgaaccccgccatcagaggcgcccgcgatcacggaggtagggcatggtgatcacaggcaagccggcagctgggcgccccacccgatcgttgaggtggcaatggccgctaaagaacctcaatgtccccctccaccttttgacaagggcccggagatggccctttgttccaggaaaatgggccatcgggaaccccggaaaacctcgcatatgtgcatgagtcatgattgtatcagcatgttccctccggaagtactgggtggggcaatacagccaaaggaggtgggttttgtataaaagagagcttccacctggagttcggtggaagctcttactccataccagcggactccacgttgctgaaataaagcttgttcctgttgtatcgtccacccggcctggcgtgacgttttcttcaaggggcaccctgttttttcagttagcaagcgggttcccgacacttgCACACATGGAAGTCAGTGCTATATGTTGCAGGCCTGAGGTGCTGAGCTTTATTGAAGCAGGAATGTGGCATGTGAAGGATGCAAGGGCATTGTGCCTTGCTTTGATGTATTGAACTGATGAACATTGCGATCCTTTGGAGAATTACTCCATTCTAAGCCCCTTGAATTCAGTGGGTTTACACAGGGATCAGTCTGCATAGAATTGCACTATAAAGCCCTTAGGTGAATTTGCTGGGCTGTGCATTTTTTATGTCAAAGCTGATGCAGTTGTTTTATCAACCAGCTCCAAAGTCAACTACCAGTGTGGGGAGTTTGTCACCCACACAATACCAAACCTGGCTGGAAATGAACGTTGCTTAATACATATTCAGATGTATCCAATTTTTATCTTTCCAGAGGTAGGGGAGACGAAGTTGCCCTTGGTGTGCATTCACTGTCGAAACCTGGgagacaaaaacaaaacttcGAGATTACTAACGTGTATGTTCATCCAAAATATAATCAGATAACCAAGGAAAATGACATCATGGTTTTGCAGGTAAGCCAAACAATGAAATATTGTATTTATGAGGGATTTTTTTCTCAGTTGTGTAAGATGCTTTCTCAATAAAATGGTTGTGAATGAACACTATTAAAATGAGGGTGATTAATACGAACCATGAATGAAAGAAGTGGATTTCCTCCcattttcctcccccaccccacccccgacaCATTCCAGCAGTTCCCTGTTATTCCCAACAAAAACAATATGGAGACTCAGAAGATAGTCAAAGAAATTTCACATAGCATAAAAGTATACAATAAGGAGGGAGAATATGTTCAAATCACCCCCTTGGTCTTCCTTCACTAAAAGAGAGCTATTCCCATTCATTTGTGGTGGCTTCGATATTCCTAAAGTGACTGCTAATTGACTCTATGGAATTCAGTTCCTTTAGTCACCGTAACTACTAGCCATCAACAGACCCATTCCCCATTAATTGAATGCCCTTTAAAGCTATctttgcctgtggccatcactacatcctctggaagcaaatttcacattttaatcacctgGGTAGGAAAAGTAtttcctttggtctgtcctgaatctTCTTCTTTTCAACTACATTGGATGcactcaagttctagtatttggggagaaggaggaaaagatcACTCTGTCCCCTCTTTCTACATTGTGattaattttataaaactctatCATGCCcaccttagtcatctcttttctaaaatgaaaagttCCAGCCGTTTCTCGCAGGAAAAGTGCTCTGATCCCTTAATCATTTGAGTGACCAGTCATTAGAGTTTACCCGCCCAGTGTCTATAGCAGGTAGCAGGGGGactagaggggagggagggaggaacttgaaaggaaaacaaagggaGGCCCGTTTTTTAATCActttgacctcaaccataggcctagttgAAGAttgctgtcttacaggccctgcggaactgtgatagtcCTTGGTTAGGTACCTTGTCAAAAATCTCTGGAAAACCTAACTCTATAATGTCTATGAAGTCACTGTTTGTtcattttctcaaagaactcaaaaaagttggggaaatAACATGTCCAGTGTAAATCAACATCACATAACCAATCCAGCTGTACTCGAGAAGCTAGTATACAACAGCAAGAGGGAAGAAGCAAAATTTAAAGAAGCAAGACCTCTGATAAAGCCTCAATACTGCTTTGACAGTAAAAACTGTATTGATGAATGAGGTCCATTCCAGAAAGCCTGCTAcattgtatagaatcatagagttggaagggatttcagggtcatctagtccaactcctgcgcaatgcaggaactcacaactccctgcccactcacacagtgaccccaatttcatgcactagcgatccccccaccaaaaacctccagaatccagtctgtcctggaggaaattcacctatagTAGAAGCAACCATAGCTGGAACTGACCTTTGTTTGCAAACAAACACTTTTATTCTTGATCATTTCTTCAGCTTGACAGAGAAGCAGAGCTTAATCAATATGTGCAGACCATTAAGCTTCCTAGCACTTATGAAGACCTCAGAGCAAACACACAGTGTCTGGTGACCGGATGGGGAATTAATGAAAATGCTGGGCAGATATCTGATATACTGGGTGAAGTTAACGTCGCTGTCGTGGACAGACACATCTGCAATGACGGACACCACTATAACTCCCAACCTGTTGTGACCAAGGACATGGTGTGTGCGGGTGGTGTCAACAACCAAAGGAACGATACCTGTAATGTAAGAGCATTTGTTTACCAATTCTCTTTTCCCATAGGTGTGCTAAAAGTGCACTGATTTAAGTTTAAAACCAAGGGGGGAAACACTGGTTAAGACGGAAGGTATTATTTTGTAGACTAGCAATACTTGCAGCAACTTCTTCATTCATAAATTCCTGATTGGTGGTAAAATTTCCATTTGGGCTTTTGTTGACTTGCCAGGTCTGCATCAAGACCTGGGTattagtggtggtggaaagtaccatcaagtcacagtggggttttcaaagcaagagaccagtgcctgcctctgtgtagcctcccctggacttccttggtgttttCTCATCCAcctgctaaccagggctgatgctgcttagcttcctagagctgatgagattgggctagtctgggacATCCATgcatatggaga from Paroedura picta isolate Pp20150507F chromosome 7, Ppicta_v3.0, whole genome shotgun sequence includes these protein-coding regions:
- the LOC143842239 gene encoding granzyme A-like isoform X1, translating into MGLLFVLSFSTAILFLGMHGGHCADIIGGGHSARHSRPFMAALIGGERFKCGGTLIKRNWVLTAGHCNVGRGDEVALGVHSLSKPGRQKQNFEITNVYVHPKYNQITKENDIMVLQLDREAELNQYVQTIKLPSTYEDLRANTQCLVTGWGINENAGQISDILGEVNVAVVDRHICNDGHHYNSQPVVTKDMVCAGGVNNQRNDTCNGDSGGPLICGGIQRGITSFGREGRCGDPQFPGVYTRLTKDNIDWIKKIVYW
- the LOC143842239 gene encoding granzyme A-like isoform X2 — protein: MAALIGGERFKCGGTLIKRNWVLTAGHCNVGRGDEVALGVHSLSKPGRQKQNFEITNVYVHPKYNQITKENDIMVLQLDREAELNQYVQTIKLPSTYEDLRANTQCLVTGWGINENAGQISDILGEVNVAVVDRHICNDGHHYNSQPVVTKDMVCAGGVNNQRNDTCNGDSGGPLICGGIQRGITSFGREGRCGDPQFPGVYTRLTKDNIDWIKKIVYW